The following proteins are encoded in a genomic region of Corynebacterium atypicum:
- a CDS encoding porin PorA family protein: MRLVGPKNSRRRAIVVTLACVLALLVIGDAVPKAILYTLHSRATDLAFATRAVDPEARVNPTLLGAAAAGSTDADFPAHQPARVPLEVETQLESERAQADPDDPATKNKATRIDAHRSVRAQDSELARLIDRVFVERASTFPVAFPTSRLGVELPAADYRQQTGDFVRQGVTYVFPPDTEKRSYPFFDPWLMDFAYLDYRGKAPADPADPDMSALVFGQRITGHRLSQTLSALGTPERDARDALSVTGPAADWYTPDELRARGLKGADQLTLEPFYSVDREVKVEPQSGRIISISERINIYLGEPGGPAECADGTTARPACGPDEEALAPGGPRAVEKLAAARMADPSAADAAGSASRPESGSAPGSAADDRGVIIADGRADSRSPIRTGDDGEATVAAPEPAHQRIRAEGARTLVAAETSWDQATRAEQRAAAHQVIRTRQALAVVALLARILMVIVVIVGIREFLRRRPA, translated from the coding sequence GTGCGACTCGTGGGACCAAAAAACTCCCGCCGGCGGGCGATCGTGGTGACGCTCGCCTGCGTCCTCGCGCTGCTCGTCATCGGCGACGCCGTGCCCAAGGCCATCCTTTACACCCTGCACTCGCGCGCGACGGACCTGGCCTTTGCCACGCGGGCCGTCGACCCCGAGGCGCGAGTGAACCCCACGCTTCTCGGCGCCGCCGCGGCCGGCTCAACAGACGCCGACTTCCCGGCACACCAGCCCGCGCGCGTGCCCCTCGAGGTGGAAACCCAGCTGGAATCCGAGCGCGCCCAGGCCGACCCGGACGACCCCGCGACCAAGAACAAGGCCACCAGGATCGACGCCCACCGCAGCGTGCGCGCGCAAGACTCAGAGCTGGCCCGCCTGATCGACCGCGTCTTTGTGGAGCGCGCCTCCACGTTCCCGGTGGCCTTTCCCACCAGCCGGCTCGGGGTCGAGCTGCCGGCAGCCGACTACCGGCAGCAGACCGGAGACTTCGTCCGCCAGGGTGTGACCTACGTCTTTCCCCCGGATACAGAGAAACGCTCCTACCCCTTCTTCGACCCCTGGCTGATGGATTTCGCCTACCTCGACTACCGGGGCAAAGCCCCTGCCGACCCGGCCGACCCCGACATGAGCGCCCTGGTCTTTGGCCAGCGCATCACCGGGCACCGGCTAAGCCAAACCCTGTCCGCGCTGGGTACGCCAGAGCGCGACGCCCGCGACGCGCTATCTGTCACCGGCCCGGCAGCGGACTGGTATACCCCAGACGAGCTGCGCGCCCGTGGGCTTAAGGGGGCTGACCAGCTGACCCTCGAGCCCTTCTACTCCGTAGACCGGGAGGTCAAGGTAGAGCCGCAGTCTGGGCGGATCATCAGCATCAGCGAGCGCATCAACATCTATCTCGGCGAACCGGGCGGCCCCGCCGAGTGCGCCGACGGCACCACCGCTCGGCCTGCTTGCGGGCCCGACGAGGAGGCCTTAGCCCCGGGCGGCCCCCGCGCCGTGGAGAAACTCGCCGCCGCGCGTATGGCTGACCCCAGCGCCGCCGACGCGGCGGGCTCGGCTTCACGCCCAGAATCGGGCTCGGCCCCAGGCTCGGCCGCCGATGACCGCGGGGTAATCATTGCCGACGGCCGTGCCGACTCCCGCTCCCCCATTCGCACCGGCGACGACGGCGAGGCGACAGTCGCCGCCCCGGAGCCCGCCCACCAGCGCATCCGCGCCGAAGGAGCCCGCACGCTCGTCGCCGCCGAGACCTCCTGGGATCAGGCGACGCGCGCCGAGCAGCGCGCGGCAGCGCACCAGGTGATCCGCACCCGCCAGGCGCTGGCGGTGGTGGCGTTATTGGCCCGAATACTCATGGTCATCGTGGTGATCGTGGGTATTCGAGAGTTCCTGCGCCGCCGGCCCGCGTGA
- a CDS encoding YwiC-like family protein translates to MASETSTCKRRKGISPWKPNQHGAWAMLITPAVVGAIACIILAVRSGMNPTVTLVQLVFILIAWFFGYFTFFAFGMVAKARTSERRKQYITPVFVYGAVSLAALVPILLFQPLLIYWGIVFAPLIAIAVVETLRGRPRSTLSGVSTTIASALLVSVLAHLGAAAGFGEPWEIWAGTIVLALFFSGSVTYVKSMIRERKNPRYLCGSIVYHAVALVVTIGVVSVTSPGWLARVLLVAGMAWALVRSWYYPRQQQDGRKFTPKQVGLKENPPLLLVAFGALFACL, encoded by the coding sequence GTGGCTAGCGAAACTTCGACATGTAAGCGCCGCAAGGGGATTTCACCGTGGAAGCCTAATCAGCATGGCGCCTGGGCGATGTTGATTACTCCGGCGGTGGTGGGGGCGATCGCCTGCATCATCTTGGCGGTGCGTAGCGGGATGAACCCAACCGTTACTCTCGTTCAGCTGGTTTTTATCTTAATTGCGTGGTTCTTTGGTTACTTCACATTCTTTGCATTCGGAATGGTGGCTAAGGCTCGGACGAGTGAGCGGCGCAAACAGTACATCACTCCGGTATTTGTATATGGAGCGGTGTCTTTGGCGGCCTTGGTTCCCATCCTGCTATTTCAACCTCTGCTCATTTATTGGGGCATCGTATTTGCGCCCCTCATTGCTATCGCAGTGGTAGAGACGCTGCGCGGGCGTCCGCGTTCGACGCTTTCCGGGGTATCCACCACCATCGCCTCTGCGCTTTTGGTGTCGGTGCTAGCGCACTTGGGTGCTGCGGCAGGCTTCGGTGAGCCGTGGGAGATCTGGGCGGGGACTATTGTGCTCGCGCTGTTTTTCTCCGGCTCGGTGACGTACGTCAAATCGATGATCCGCGAGCGTAAGAACCCGCGTTACCTGTGCGGGTCGATTGTTTACCACGCCGTGGCTTTAGTGGTGACGATCGGCGTGGTGTCGGTGACGTCTCCTGGTTGGCTCGCCCGCGTGCTGCTCGTCGCGGGAATGGCCTGGGCATTGGTGCGCAGTTGGTATTACCCGCGTCAGCAGCAAGACGGGCGAAAGTTCACGCCTAAGCAGGTCGGGTTGAAGGAGAACCCGCCGTTGCTCTTGGTTGCTTTTGGCGCACTCTTCGCGTGCTTGTGA
- a CDS encoding class I SAM-dependent methyltransferase: MRLAATRKRATLIRALGLLRDVGVEQSDPQRFYSHLGEDTAGMLSALLIDAAFSGRTSCARRGRGSGNPLRGLRVLDVGGGPGFFERAFSRRGARYFSVEPDVGEMTSAGLELRRCVRGSGTQLPFSPGVFDLAYSSNVAEHVPDPGLLAQELLRVTRPGGLCVISYTIWLGPFGGHETGLWEHYLGGYFARRRYVKKHGHEPKNRFGESLFAVSCAAGMRWARQAEARGEAEVLGLFPRYHPSWAWWVAKVSVLREFLVSNLVIALRRRR, translated from the coding sequence ATGAGGCTTGCCGCAACCAGGAAACGGGCTACGCTGATCCGCGCGTTGGGGTTGCTTCGCGACGTCGGGGTGGAGCAAAGCGATCCGCAACGATTCTATTCGCACCTCGGTGAGGACACTGCCGGGATGCTTTCGGCATTGCTTATCGACGCCGCGTTTTCCGGCAGGACCAGTTGTGCGCGCCGCGGGCGGGGCAGTGGCAACCCGCTTCGTGGATTGCGGGTCTTGGATGTGGGCGGCGGCCCGGGATTTTTTGAGCGCGCTTTTTCACGGCGGGGTGCGCGTTACTTTAGCGTTGAGCCGGATGTGGGGGAGATGACGAGTGCGGGGCTGGAATTGCGTCGCTGCGTGCGTGGTTCGGGTACTCAGCTGCCGTTTTCTCCGGGCGTGTTTGATCTTGCATATTCGTCTAACGTCGCGGAGCACGTTCCGGATCCGGGCTTGCTTGCCCAGGAGTTGCTGCGGGTGACCCGGCCAGGTGGGTTGTGTGTGATTAGCTACACGATCTGGTTAGGGCCGTTCGGCGGGCATGAGACGGGCCTGTGGGAGCACTACCTGGGCGGGTATTTTGCGCGGCGTCGTTACGTGAAGAAGCATGGGCACGAGCCGAAGAATCGGTTTGGCGAGTCGCTGTTTGCGGTTTCGTGTGCAGCCGGAATGCGCTGGGCGCGGCAGGCTGAAGCTCGCGGCGAGGCGGAGGTGCTGGGGCTCTTTCCGCGGTACCACCCGAGCTGGGCGTGGTGGGTGGCTAAGGTGTCGGTGCTGCGGGAGTTTTTGGTAAGCAACCTTGTCATTGCGCTGCGGCGTCGCCGCTGA
- a CDS encoding glycosyltransferase family 4 protein: MKILLLCWRDTGHPQGGGSERYLERVGSYLAGLGHEVIYRTAAYPGAPREETHDGVAFQRAGGRYTVYVRAALAMLAGRAGRGRLAGIDAVVDTQNGIPFFARLFTGRPTVLLTHHCHRLQWPVAGPIIGKLGWWLESRVSPRLNRGAEYVTVSEPSRAELVRLGVDPRRIHIIRNGIDPVPDTGRSGSEPSAPETSHVGRSGSVGPAAGAPVSQSNGTPARRRQAPIHLVTLSRLVPHKRIEHALEATARIPGTVLDMIGSGWWSDKLQGYARDLGILDRVRFHGQVSDARKHELLAAAAVHLMPSKAEGWGLAVIEAAQHGVPTIGYAAAGGLNDSIANGQSGVLVAEDDIDQFVAAVQRLVGSESERSRLGAEAQRRAQAFSWQDTGSNFAELLSRVATRPSDGPNPRTSDGVHR, from the coding sequence ATGAAGATCCTGTTGTTGTGCTGGCGCGACACCGGCCACCCCCAAGGCGGCGGGTCCGAACGCTACCTCGAGCGCGTTGGGTCCTACCTCGCAGGCCTCGGCCACGAGGTGATCTACCGGACGGCCGCGTATCCAGGGGCGCCACGAGAAGAGACTCACGACGGCGTTGCCTTCCAACGCGCCGGCGGGCGGTACACGGTGTACGTACGCGCGGCTCTCGCGATGCTCGCCGGGCGGGCGGGGCGCGGCAGGCTTGCGGGTATCGACGCCGTAGTAGACACCCAGAACGGGATCCCCTTCTTCGCCCGGCTGTTCACCGGCCGGCCCACGGTGTTGTTGACTCACCACTGCCACAGGCTGCAGTGGCCGGTCGCCGGGCCGATCATAGGCAAGCTGGGCTGGTGGCTCGAATCCCGGGTTTCCCCGCGGTTGAACCGCGGCGCCGAGTACGTGACCGTCTCCGAGCCCAGTCGCGCCGAACTGGTGCGCCTGGGCGTGGATCCGCGACGGATTCATATCATCCGCAACGGCATCGATCCGGTGCCGGATACCGGGCGGTCAGGTTCCGAGCCGTCGGCTCCTGAGACTTCGCATGTTGGGCGCTCCGGATCTGTGGGCCCGGCTGCTGGGGCGCCAGTTTCTCAGTCCAACGGCACCCCGGCGCGCCGCAGGCAGGCGCCGATCCACCTGGTGACGCTGTCACGGCTCGTGCCTCACAAACGCATCGAGCACGCCCTCGAAGCGACCGCCCGGATTCCGGGCACCGTCCTCGACATGATCGGCTCGGGATGGTGGTCGGACAAGCTGCAGGGCTACGCGCGCGACCTCGGCATCCTGGACCGGGTGCGGTTCCACGGCCAGGTCAGTGACGCCCGTAAACACGAGCTGCTCGCCGCGGCCGCAGTGCACCTGATGCCGTCGAAGGCCGAGGGGTGGGGGCTTGCCGTCATCGAGGCCGCACAGCACGGGGTGCCCACCATCGGTTACGCGGCCGCCGGCGGATTGAACGATTCCATAGCCAACGGTCAAAGCGGAGTGCTCGTCGCAGAGGACGACATCGATCAGTTCGTCGCCGCCGTGCAGCGCTTGGTCGGTTCCGAGTCCGAACGCAGCCGACTCGGGGCAGAAGCACAACGCCGGGCACAGGCATTTTCGTGGCAGGACACGGGCTCCAACTTCGCTGAGCTGCTCTCCCGGGTGGCTACCCGGCCGTCCGACGGGCCCAACCCGCGAACCTCGGATGGAGTACACAGATAG
- a CDS encoding phosphoenolpyruvate carboxykinase (GTP) has product MATEIKGLVGSAPTENEKLLNWIAEAVELFEPDKVVFADGSREEWDRLTTELVEAGTLIRLNEEKRPNSFLARSNPSDVARVESRTFICTETEEKAGPTNNWAPPQAMKEEMLEHYKGSMHGRTMYVVPFCMGPINDPEPKLGVQLTDSAYVVLSMSIMTRMGQEALDKIGKDGEFVPCYHSVGAPLEPGEEDVAWPCNDTKYITQFPETKEIWSFGSGYGGNAILAKKCYALRIASVMAREEGWMAEHMLILKLTSPEGKTYHVTGAFPSACGKTNLAMITPSLEGWSAEVVGDDIAWLHLREDGLYAVNPENGFFGVAPGTDYSSNPIAMKTMEPGNTLFTNVALTDDGDVWWEGMGEAPEHLIDWKGNDWTPESSEKAAHPNSRYCVPISQCPTAAPEYDDWHGVKIDAILFGGRRPDTVPLVTQAHSWQHGTMIGALLASGQTAAAEGAVGTLRHDPMAMLPFMGYNAGEYLQNWIDMGKKGGDKLPAIFLVNWFRKDEDGKIIWPGFGENSRVLKWIVDRIEGRVGADETVVGHTARAEDLDLSGLDITVDEVKACLSAPAEKWEADLEDNQEYLTFLGKHVPEEVWEEFGKLKERIESAK; this is encoded by the coding sequence ATGGCCACTGAGATCAAGGGGCTCGTCGGCTCGGCGCCCACTGAGAACGAAAAACTGCTCAATTGGATTGCCGAGGCCGTCGAGCTCTTCGAGCCGGACAAGGTTGTCTTCGCGGACGGCTCCCGGGAAGAGTGGGACCGCCTGACCACCGAGCTGGTCGAAGCGGGCACCCTCATCCGACTCAACGAGGAAAAGCGCCCGAACAGTTTCCTGGCCCGTTCTAACCCCTCGGATGTGGCCCGTGTTGAGTCGCGGACCTTCATCTGCACCGAGACCGAGGAGAAAGCCGGCCCCACCAACAACTGGGCGCCGCCGCAGGCCATGAAAGAGGAGATGCTCGAGCACTACAAGGGCTCGATGCACGGCCGCACGATGTACGTGGTCCCCTTCTGTATGGGGCCGATCAACGATCCGGAGCCGAAGCTGGGCGTCCAGCTCACGGACTCCGCCTACGTCGTGCTCTCCATGTCCATCATGACCCGCATGGGGCAGGAGGCGCTGGACAAGATTGGTAAGGACGGCGAGTTCGTGCCGTGCTACCACTCCGTAGGTGCCCCGCTGGAGCCGGGCGAGGAAGACGTCGCTTGGCCGTGCAATGACACGAAGTACATCACCCAGTTCCCGGAGACCAAGGAGATCTGGTCCTTCGGCTCCGGTTACGGCGGTAACGCCATCCTGGCCAAGAAGTGCTACGCGCTGCGCATCGCCTCGGTGATGGCCCGCGAAGAAGGCTGGATGGCCGAGCACATGCTCATCCTTAAGCTCACCAGCCCGGAGGGCAAGACCTACCACGTCACCGGCGCCTTCCCGTCTGCTTGCGGCAAGACCAACCTGGCGATGATCACGCCTTCGCTCGAAGGCTGGTCCGCCGAGGTGGTTGGCGACGACATCGCCTGGCTGCACCTGCGTGAGGACGGCCTCTACGCCGTCAACCCGGAGAACGGCTTCTTCGGTGTCGCTCCCGGCACCGACTACAGCTCGAACCCGATCGCCATGAAGACGATGGAACCGGGCAACACGCTGTTCACCAACGTCGCGCTGACCGACGACGGCGACGTCTGGTGGGAAGGCATGGGCGAGGCCCCCGAGCACCTCATCGACTGGAAGGGCAACGACTGGACTCCGGAGTCCTCCGAAAAGGCTGCGCACCCGAACTCCCGCTACTGCGTGCCGATCAGCCAGTGCCCGACGGCCGCGCCTGAGTACGACGACTGGCACGGCGTGAAGATCGACGCCATCCTCTTCGGCGGGCGTCGTCCTGACACCGTCCCGCTGGTGACCCAGGCCCACAGCTGGCAGCACGGCACCATGATCGGTGCGCTGCTGGCTTCCGGCCAGACGGCCGCCGCCGAGGGCGCGGTGGGCACGCTGCGCCACGACCCGATGGCCATGCTGCCGTTCATGGGCTACAACGCAGGCGAGTACCTGCAGAACTGGATCGACATGGGCAAGAAGGGCGGCGACAAGCTGCCGGCAATCTTCCTGGTCAACTGGTTCCGCAAGGATGAAGACGGCAAGATCATCTGGCCCGGCTTCGGTGAGAACTCGCGCGTGCTCAAGTGGATCGTCGACCGTATCGAAGGCCGCGTCGGCGCCGATGAGACCGTGGTGGGCCACACCGCCCGCGCCGAGGATCTCGACCTGTCCGGCCTGGACATCACCGTCGATGAGGTCAAGGCTTGCTTGAGCGCTCCTGCCGAGAAGTGGGAGGCCGACCTCGAAGACAACCAGGAGTACCTGACCTTCCTGGGCAAGCACGTACCCGAGGAGGTCTGGGAAGAGTTTGGCAAGCTTAAGGAGCGCATCGAGAGCGCGAAGTAG
- the trmB gene encoding tRNA (guanosine(46)-N7)-methyltransferase TrmB: MSSRSTQPQNAGAAPASSHERAHVGDLPAGRPPQTHFDDGLDYPRLGGVSFRRGTLTENQHALWEERFGELGTVLTEDSGPIDVDSWFRRSGHPTVVEIGSGTGTSTVAMAAQEPDTNVIAVELYKPGLAKMLGALTRAGLDNIRMVRGDGIEVLTRMIRPGSLSGVRIFFPDPWPKARHHKRRIIQSGPLHLIATRLQPGGVLHVATDHADYAAWIEELRDVEPLLEFKGWPWPEAPILTDRQVITKFEGRGHRLEHDIHEFTWQRRPAPEATGKPA; the protein is encoded by the coding sequence ATGTCTTCCCGGTCCACCCAGCCGCAGAATGCCGGCGCTGCACCTGCTTCCAGCCACGAGCGCGCCCACGTGGGCGACTTGCCCGCAGGCCGCCCGCCCCAGACGCACTTCGATGACGGCCTGGACTATCCCCGCCTAGGCGGAGTCTCTTTTCGGCGCGGCACGCTGACGGAAAACCAGCACGCGCTGTGGGAAGAGCGCTTCGGCGAGCTCGGCACGGTGCTCACCGAGGATTCGGGGCCGATCGACGTCGATTCCTGGTTCCGCCGCTCCGGGCACCCCACGGTGGTGGAGATCGGCTCTGGTACGGGCACCTCGACGGTGGCGATGGCCGCGCAAGAGCCGGATACGAACGTCATCGCCGTGGAGCTCTACAAGCCGGGCCTGGCCAAGATGCTCGGGGCGCTGACCCGGGCCGGGTTGGACAACATCAGGATGGTCCGCGGCGACGGCATCGAGGTACTCACCCGCATGATTCGCCCGGGCTCGCTGAGCGGGGTGCGGATATTCTTCCCGGATCCGTGGCCGAAGGCGCGCCACCACAAGCGCCGCATCATCCAGTCCGGCCCCCTGCATCTGATCGCCACCCGGCTGCAGCCCGGCGGGGTGCTGCACGTGGCCACCGACCATGCTGATTACGCGGCATGGATCGAGGAGCTTCGCGACGTCGAGCCGTTGTTGGAGTTTAAGGGCTGGCCGTGGCCTGAGGCCCCGATTTTGACTGACCGCCAGGTGATCACCAAGTTCGAGGGCCGCGGCCACCGCTTGGAACACGACATCCACGAGTTCACCTGGCAGCGGCGCCCGGCACCGGAGGCCACCGGGAAGCCTGCCTAG
- a CDS encoding NYN domain-containing protein translates to MASTSAEHARGARQDDHSQASAHTYPYNRQGHPGPPELLLIWDAPNLDMGLGSILGGRLAPDQRPRFDAVGRWLIARSERLSTATGEHVSPEATVFTNVAPGGADNVRPWVEALRNIGFAVFAKPKTSEDSDVNPDMLAHIARRRDEGVLRGVVVASADGQNFRETLTELAGEGLPVTVLGFHEHASWAVGDAGLEFIDLEDIEGVFQKPLPRVNLDNLPDDGAWLEPFRPLTALSH, encoded by the coding sequence GTGGCGTCGACAAGCGCGGAGCATGCACGTGGCGCGCGCCAGGACGACCACTCGCAGGCTTCCGCCCACACCTACCCCTACAACCGGCAGGGCCACCCGGGCCCGCCCGAGCTGCTGCTCATCTGGGACGCCCCGAACCTGGACATGGGGCTGGGCTCGATCCTGGGCGGGCGGCTTGCGCCCGATCAACGCCCCCGGTTCGACGCGGTAGGCCGGTGGCTCATCGCGCGTTCGGAACGCCTCAGCACGGCTACCGGGGAGCACGTCAGCCCGGAGGCCACCGTATTTACTAACGTCGCTCCCGGCGGAGCGGACAACGTGCGGCCGTGGGTCGAGGCGCTGCGCAATATCGGCTTTGCTGTCTTTGCCAAGCCGAAGACCAGCGAGGATTCTGACGTGAACCCGGATATGCTCGCCCACATCGCCCGCCGCAGGGACGAAGGCGTGCTGCGCGGGGTGGTCGTGGCCTCGGCCGACGGGCAGAACTTCCGCGAGACGCTGACTGAACTCGCCGGCGAGGGGCTGCCGGTGACCGTGCTGGGCTTCCACGAGCACGCGTCGTGGGCGGTCGGCGACGCCGGGCTGGAGTTCATTGACCTGGAAGATATCGAAGGCGTATTCCAGAAGCCGCTGCCCAGGGTCAACCTGGACAACCTGCCGGACGACGGCGCCTGGCTCGAGCCGTTCCGTCCGCTGACCGCGCTCAGCCACTAG
- a CDS encoding MMPL family transporter gives MFHAWGRFAYRHRRLVPVVVIALIALLYLTFGIRLDQRLSQEGWEDPRADSTIGAAIEQDTFGRDNKGDVILLYSAPPGVLADPGNAAQISRGLGDLKAKHAAQIAGITSYFDTRNPQLINADGTKAFAAVSLAGDGEQTLKDFRTIEEDLHDQSGHLPPGVQVKVAGATAVADALDEGMANDIARAEVVALPLVGILLLFVFGSVVAAAMPLIVGILSILGSLGVLSLLAGVAQVNVFAQSVVTLLGLGLAIDYGLFMVSRFREELDKGVPVPQAVATTTATAGQTVVFSAGMVAVALSGLMVFPQAFLKSVAYGAISAVGLAALLSVTVLPSIFGMIGKNIDRFSVRRVSRRGRRLEDTFWWRLPAWAMRHAKAVTVVVAGGLVALTIPLVGITFGGINETYLPPTNETRQAQAEFDQEFPQFRTEPVKLIVTGANNQQLVDVYRQANAVPNLTGRFSASPIQDGTTVLSAGVTDRSHNEQVVDNLRAISAPAGVKVYVAGTPAMEIESIEALFERLPWMALYILAATFILMALVFGSVILPAKAVIMTMLGLGSTLGILTLMFVDGLGSSLFNFTPGPLMSPVLVLIIAIVYGLSTDYEVFLVSRMVEARHRGETTDRSIKFGTAHTGSIITAAALIMIVVAGAFGFSDIVMMKYIAFGMIASLLLDATVIRMLLVPAVMHLLCEDNWWAPAWVRRAYLKMGHGEAHPQPAQAATPPHAEAWAPAPEAPAPQPAPASRAGGDTAASWVGGDASAGAGNSASTRVRRDPDPWTEDTAQPVDPFEAVRGGRTASQNRHLIPFVKLKERLDAEARQLPAAPPRAGYRELTHRPDQVRGQQGSTRPRPDDDHGGR, from the coding sequence ATGTTTCACGCCTGGGGGCGCTTCGCCTACCGCCATCGCCGCTTGGTGCCGGTGGTAGTCATCGCGCTGATCGCGCTGTTATATCTCACCTTCGGCATCCGCCTCGACCAACGGCTCAGCCAAGAGGGCTGGGAGGACCCGCGCGCCGATTCCACCATCGGCGCCGCCATCGAGCAAGATACTTTTGGCCGCGACAATAAAGGCGACGTCATTTTGCTCTATAGCGCCCCGCCCGGGGTGCTCGCCGATCCCGGCAACGCGGCCCAGATCTCCCGCGGCCTGGGCGACCTCAAGGCCAAGCACGCCGCGCAGATTGCCGGCATCACCAGCTACTTTGATACCCGCAACCCGCAGCTCATCAACGCAGATGGGACCAAGGCCTTCGCGGCCGTGTCGCTGGCCGGGGACGGCGAGCAAACCCTCAAGGACTTCCGCACCATCGAGGAGGACCTGCACGACCAGTCGGGCCACCTGCCCCCAGGAGTGCAGGTCAAAGTGGCTGGCGCGACGGCGGTTGCCGACGCCCTCGACGAGGGCATGGCGAACGACATCGCCCGCGCCGAGGTGGTCGCCCTTCCTCTGGTGGGAATCCTCCTCCTCTTCGTCTTCGGCTCCGTGGTCGCCGCGGCCATGCCGCTGATCGTCGGCATTCTGTCCATCCTGGGCTCCCTGGGCGTGCTCTCCTTGCTCGCCGGGGTGGCACAAGTCAACGTCTTTGCCCAGTCCGTGGTCACCCTCCTGGGCCTGGGTCTGGCCATCGACTACGGGCTGTTTATGGTGTCCCGGTTCCGCGAAGAGCTGGACAAAGGCGTGCCGGTTCCACAGGCGGTGGCCACCACCACGGCCACCGCCGGGCAGACCGTGGTGTTTTCCGCCGGCATGGTGGCCGTCGCCCTGTCCGGCCTCATGGTCTTCCCGCAGGCCTTCCTCAAGTCCGTGGCCTACGGGGCGATCTCCGCGGTGGGCCTGGCGGCGCTGCTTTCTGTAACGGTATTGCCCTCAATTTTTGGGATGATCGGAAAGAACATTGACCGGTTCTCCGTGCGCCGAGTCAGCCGCCGCGGCCGCCGGCTCGAGGACACCTTCTGGTGGCGGCTGCCCGCCTGGGCGATGCGCCACGCCAAGGCCGTTACCGTGGTGGTTGCCGGCGGCCTGGTCGCCCTGACTATTCCGCTGGTCGGCATCACCTTCGGTGGGATTAATGAGACGTACTTGCCGCCCACCAACGAGACCCGCCAGGCGCAGGCCGAGTTTGACCAGGAGTTTCCGCAGTTCCGCACCGAGCCGGTGAAGCTCATCGTCACCGGCGCGAACAACCAGCAGCTTGTCGACGTCTACCGCCAGGCCAACGCGGTGCCCAACCTCACCGGGCGGTTCAGCGCCTCGCCCATCCAAGACGGCACCACGGTGCTGTCCGCGGGCGTGACCGACCGCAGCCACAACGAGCAGGTCGTCGACAATCTGCGCGCAATCTCCGCGCCCGCAGGCGTGAAAGTCTACGTCGCCGGCACGCCCGCAATGGAGATCGAATCCATCGAGGCGCTCTTCGAGCGTTTACCCTGGATGGCCCTCTATATTCTGGCCGCCACCTTCATCCTCATGGCGCTGGTGTTCGGCTCGGTGATCCTGCCCGCCAAGGCCGTCATCATGACGATGCTGGGCTTGGGCTCCACCCTGGGCATTCTGACGCTTATGTTCGTCGACGGCCTGGGCTCCTCGTTGTTCAACTTCACGCCCGGGCCGCTGATGAGCCCGGTCCTGGTGCTCATCATCGCCATCGTCTACGGCCTTTCGACCGACTACGAGGTCTTCCTCGTCTCGCGCATGGTCGAGGCGAGACACCGCGGGGAGACCACGGACCGCTCCATCAAGTTCGGTACCGCGCACACCGGCTCGATCATCACCGCGGCCGCGCTCATCATGATCGTCGTCGCCGGCGCGTTCGGATTCTCTGACATCGTGATGATGAAGTACATCGCGTTCGGCATGATCGCCTCCCTGCTTCTCGACGCCACGGTGATCCGCATGCTGCTCGTCCCCGCCGTTATGCACCTCCTGTGCGAGGACAACTGGTGGGCTCCTGCATGGGTCCGCCGCGCTTACCTAAAGATGGGGCACGGCGAGGCCCACCCGCAGCCCGCCCAGGCGGCCACCCCGCCGCACGCGGAGGCGTGGGCGCCGGCTCCGGAGGCTCCCGCGCCGCAACCAGCGCCCGCAAGTCGGGCAGGCGGGGACACAGCCGCGAGTTGGGTCGGCGGCGACGCGTCCGCAGGGGCCGGTAATTCGGCTTCAACGCGCGTGCGCCGCGACCCGGATCCCTGGACGGAAGACACCGCCCAGCCCGTGGATCCCTTCGAGGCCGTCCGCGGGGGCCGGACCGCCTCCCAGAACCGGCACCTCATCCCCTTTGTCAAACTCAAGGAGCGTCTCGACGCCGAGGCCCGCCAGCTTCCCGCGGCACCGCCTCGCGCCGGCTACCGTGAGCTCACCCACCGCCCTGACCAGGTACGCGGCCAGCAAGGCAGTACCCGCCCGCGGCCAGACGACGACCACGGCGGGCGCTAA